A genomic window from Ignavibacteria bacterium includes:
- a CDS encoding YihY/virulence factor BrkB family protein: protein MAAALSYYTAFSLGPLLIIVIAIAGFFFGEDAAKGQIFSELKSLVGPDGAVMIETILKGASNKSTGIFAAILSVVLLFLGSIGVFLELQESLNIIWGVELKPGNGLWLFIKNRLISFSMVVATGFLLIVSLVISSAISIINTFMGEKFPTLIPMVFIMNNLSSLIVLTILFALVYKILPGVLISWKYVWFGAILTSVLFTIGKYLISLYLGSSSFSSTYGAAASLVVIFVWLYYSGLILYFGAELTQVYRKIFSNSKLVPGGDAILVPKISDLVNERMKKENTVIGSTKRKN from the coding sequence ATGGCTGCAGCGCTTTCATATTACACTGCCTTTTCACTCGGGCCATTATTGATAATTGTTATTGCCATTGCGGGATTTTTCTTCGGAGAGGATGCCGCAAAAGGGCAGATTTTCTCTGAATTGAAAAGTCTGGTCGGTCCTGATGGTGCAGTGATGATAGAAACAATCCTAAAAGGAGCTTCAAACAAATCAACAGGAATATTTGCGGCAATTTTAAGTGTGGTTCTGTTATTTTTAGGTTCTATAGGTGTATTTCTGGAATTGCAGGAATCCCTTAATATTATTTGGGGAGTTGAGCTTAAGCCTGGCAATGGGTTGTGGCTTTTTATCAAGAACAGGCTGATTTCGTTTTCCATGGTTGTTGCAACAGGGTTCTTGTTGATAGTATCTTTGGTAATAAGCTCTGCAATTTCAATTATTAATACATTTATGGGAGAAAAGTTTCCAACACTTATACCAATGGTATTTATTATGAATAATCTTTCTTCATTGATAGTACTAACAATTCTTTTTGCGCTTGTATATAAAATATTACCCGGTGTTTTGATATCGTGGAAGTATGTTTGGTTCGGAGCTATTCTCACATCTGTACTTTTTACAATTGGTAAATATCTTATAAGTTTATATCTCGGCAGCTCATCTTTCAGCTCTACATATGGCGCAGCAGCATCTCTTGTAGTAATTTTTGTCTGGCTGTACTATTCAGGCTTGATCCTTTATTTCGGCGCGGAGCTTACCCAGGTATACCGTAAAATTTTCAGCAATTCAAAACTTGTTCCGGGCGGAGACGCTATATTGGTCCCTAAAATATCTGACCTGGTAAATGAGCGAATGAAAAAAGAAAACACGGTCATTGGTAGTACCAAAAGGAAAAATTAA
- a CDS encoding glycosyltransferase family 4 protein, whose protein sequence is MGKIFGVSFISSFIPRQCGIATFTSDLSGSFKNIKNGSTLKANVTALNDIPEGYKYSKEVKFEIKDKSINDFKEAAYYLNLSDKDIINLQHEFGLYGGEAGSHILYLLENLKKPVVTTLHTVLEHPNEDQLKVTQEIGRLSSYVIVQSEKAFNMLSSVYGISEEKIRYIPHGAHDVQFLDTTYYKDKFQLTEKKVLLTFGLLSPGKGVEDVINALAEVVKTNPDVAYIILGATHPHVKKQYGEAYRNSLENLVKKHSLENNVIFINRFVDTEELLEFLLMSDIYVSPYHNLEQIVSGTLTYALASGKAIISTPYWYAEELLKDEKGILYEPHDIASLSASIKDLLDDENKRNRLRRNAYEAGRKMIWGEVAKKYYEIFQKAAAEYTINSTSLVPSPKYKMIPSLPEVNLTHLRNITDTTGILQHSVFSIPNRNEGYCIDDNCRALLVIIMNKYLFHDPVADQLLYTYLSFIHYAYNKDTGLFRNFMSYDRKWLEEAGSEDSNGRTMFVLGYFIKNSENHSHLALCKMLFDCTLKNMEKFNSLRSIAHIIMGCIFYLQRFSGARDVKRICKKLLEKLNEAYVSNSKGDWKWFEQYLTYDNARLSQALLMGGIYFKNSNYLYNGLESLNWMYDIIIEKEKNYISLIGNDGWYFKGQEKAKFDQQPVEIASIIDACYQAYLISEDMEWINKIGVAFSWFLGNNDRQEPLYDFTTGGCYDGLTSAITNQNQGAESTISWLTALHRMYRIRQELQVE, encoded by the coding sequence ATGGGAAAAATATTCGGAGTATCATTCATTTCCTCTTTCATACCAAGGCAATGCGGTATTGCAACTTTTACAAGTGATCTTTCAGGTTCATTTAAAAATATCAAAAACGGCAGTACTCTTAAAGCAAATGTAACAGCCTTAAACGATATTCCTGAAGGCTATAAATATTCGAAAGAAGTGAAATTTGAGATCAAAGATAAAAGTATCAATGATTTTAAAGAAGCAGCATACTATCTGAATCTCTCAGATAAAGATATAATAAACCTGCAGCATGAATTCGGACTTTACGGCGGAGAGGCCGGTTCGCATATTCTCTATCTGTTAGAAAACCTTAAAAAGCCTGTGGTTACTACTCTTCATACAGTTCTTGAGCATCCCAATGAAGATCAGCTGAAGGTAACCCAGGAAATAGGCCGCCTCTCATCTTATGTAATTGTACAGTCTGAAAAAGCCTTTAACATGCTTTCGTCAGTTTACGGTATCTCTGAGGAAAAGATCAGGTACATACCTCATGGTGCGCATGATGTGCAGTTTCTGGATACAACGTATTATAAAGATAAATTCCAGCTTACAGAAAAGAAAGTGCTGCTCACATTCGGATTGCTTAGCCCCGGAAAAGGAGTTGAAGATGTTATAAATGCTCTGGCAGAAGTAGTTAAGACCAATCCGGATGTTGCTTATATAATTCTGGGAGCAACACATCCGCATGTTAAAAAACAATATGGCGAAGCATACAGAAACAGCCTTGAAAACCTCGTTAAAAAACATAGTTTGGAAAACAACGTTATCTTTATAAACCGTTTTGTAGATACAGAAGAGCTTTTGGAATTTCTGTTGATGAGTGATATTTATGTTTCACCTTATCATAACCTTGAACAAATTGTTTCAGGAACATTAACATATGCACTTGCATCCGGTAAAGCGATAATTTCAACTCCATACTGGTACGCCGAAGAACTGTTAAAAGATGAAAAAGGTATATTGTATGAACCTCATGATATTGCATCGCTTTCAGCTTCCATAAAAGATCTGCTTGATGACGAAAACAAACGCAACAGGCTGCGCCGGAACGCTTATGAAGCAGGCAGGAAAATGATTTGGGGTGAAGTAGCTAAAAAGTATTACGAAATATTTCAGAAGGCAGCTGCCGAATACACTATTAATTCAACAAGCCTTGTGCCTTCTCCAAAATATAAGATGATTCCCTCATTGCCAGAAGTTAATCTTACTCATTTGCGTAATATTACAGATACTACAGGAATCCTTCAGCATTCGGTTTTTTCTATTCCAAACAGAAATGAAGGTTATTGTATTGATGATAACTGCAGGGCTTTGCTTGTGATAATAATGAATAAATATCTGTTTCATGATCCTGTTGCGGATCAGTTATTATATACATACCTCTCTTTTATTCATTATGCCTATAATAAAGATACAGGTTTATTCAGGAATTTTATGAGTTATGACAGGAAATGGCTTGAAGAGGCAGGTTCTGAAGATTCAAACGGCAGAACAATGTTTGTTCTGGGATACTTTATTAAAAATTCTGAAAATCATTCGCACCTTGCTTTATGCAAAATGCTGTTTGATTGTACATTAAAAAATATGGAAAAGTTTAATTCCCTTCGTTCCATTGCACATATAATCATGGGATGTATTTTTTACCTGCAGAGATTTTCAGGAGCGCGTGATGTTAAAAGAATTTGTAAAAAACTGCTTGAAAAGCTTAATGAAGCTTATGTGTCTAATTCCAAAGGTGATTGGAAATGGTTTGAACAATATTTGACATATGATAATGCAAGGCTCTCTCAGGCTCTGCTTATGGGAGGCATTTATTTTAAGAACAGTAATTATTTGTATAATGGGCTGGAATCATTAAACTGGATGTATGATATAATTATTGAAAAAGAAAAGAATTACATTTCTTTAATCGGAAATGACGGATGGTATTTTAAAGGACAGGAAAAAGCGAAATTTGATCAGCAGCCGGTTGAAATTGCTTCGATTATTGATGCCTGTTACCAGGCATACCTGATATCTGAAGATATGGAATGGATTAATAAGATCGGGGTTGCTTTCAGCTGGTTTCTGGGGAATAATGACAGACAGGAACCATTATATGATTTTACTACCGGAGGTTGTTATGACGGGCTTACATCCGCTATTACTAATCAAAATCAGGGAGCTGAATCAACTATCAGCTGGTTGACAGCACTGCACAGAATGTACAGGATAAGACAGGAACTTCAGGTTGAGTAA
- a CDS encoding glycosidase yields the protein MGSKIIYQESELFKRYKNNPVLTPAMWKYRVNSVFNAGATMFEGKVLLLVRVEDMKGFSHLCKAESRDGYTNWKIDELPTLQPKPEEFPEEIFGLEDPRIVKLEDEGRYAIVYTSFSQSGPLVSLATTEDFKGFRRYGVIMPPDDKDASLFPRKFNGRYVLIHRPSPTSYLLGAHIWISYSPDLKHWGDSAILLPARRGSWWDAYKVGLGPQPIETPEGWLIIYHGVKTTAAGSLYRLGLALLDLDDPSKIIKRCDEWVFGPNEYYERVGDVPDVTFPCGVVLKGDELIMYYGAADTTMAIATASLKEVLEYIRKQ from the coding sequence ATGGGTTCAAAAATAATCTATCAGGAAAGCGAATTATTCAAAAGATATAAAAATAACCCGGTGTTAACTCCGGCAATGTGGAAATACAGAGTGAATTCTGTTTTTAATGCCGGGGCTACAATGTTTGAGGGAAAGGTTTTGCTGCTTGTGAGGGTAGAAGATATGAAGGGATTTTCGCATTTATGCAAAGCAGAAAGCAGGGATGGCTATACCAACTGGAAGATCGATGAGCTTCCTACTCTTCAGCCAAAACCCGAAGAGTTTCCGGAAGAAATTTTTGGTCTTGAAGACCCAAGGATCGTAAAGCTTGAAGATGAAGGCAGATATGCAATTGTTTACACTTCATTTTCGCAAAGCGGTCCCCTTGTTTCATTGGCTACTACTGAAGATTTCAAAGGATTCCGAAGGTACGGCGTTATAATGCCGCCGGATGACAAAGATGCCTCTCTTTTCCCCAGGAAATTCAACGGCCGTTATGTTCTAATTCACAGGCCTTCGCCAACCAGTTACCTGCTTGGCGCTCATATTTGGATATCTTATTCACCAGATTTGAAACATTGGGGTGACAGCGCAATTCTACTGCCGGCAAGGCGCGGAAGCTGGTGGGATGCATATAAAGTCGGACTTGGACCCCAGCCCATAGAAACCCCCGAAGGGTGGCTTATTATTTACCACGGAGTGAAAACCACGGCAGCCGGTTCTTTATACAGGCTGGGCTTAGCCCTGCTTGATCTGGACGATCCAAGCAAGATAATCAAGCGATGTGATGAATGGGTATTTGGCCCGAATGAGTATTATGAAAGGGTAGGAGATGTACCTGATGTAACATTTCCGTGTGGAGTGGTTCTTAAAGGAGATGAGCTTATTATGTATTACGGCGCAGCAGATACTACAATGGCAATAGCAACTGCATCATTAAAAGAAGTATTGGAATATATCAGGAAACAATAA
- a CDS encoding methyltransferase domain-containing protein yields MNTNQATFRNIHFPLSSAYDKSWIKKNSLGENVLYNLESLCEIIEFKEGMRVLDLGCGKAASAIFLAKEFGVEVWAVDQYITPSDNYKRIKEMNCEHSVYPLKLNAKELPFPADFFDAIVSVDSYMYFGTDEKFTPYISQFLKPGGIIGIVDICFSREINYLAEVPDFMREHYQDKWYFVHSLEWWVKLWNKTGHLKILNSELVPQNNFIKNEYISDFKSTRKNDAIADALEHDKEELINIFRLTAQRSEKPINLGNYSPEV; encoded by the coding sequence ATGAATACAAACCAGGCAACTTTCAGGAACATTCATTTTCCCCTTAGTTCAGCGTATGATAAATCATGGATTAAAAAGAATTCATTGGGAGAAAATGTTTTGTATAACTTGGAAAGCTTATGTGAGATCATTGAGTTTAAAGAAGGAATGAGGGTACTTGATCTTGGCTGCGGAAAAGCTGCAAGTGCAATTTTTTTGGCAAAGGAATTTGGAGTGGAAGTGTGGGCTGTGGACCAGTACATTACACCATCTGATAACTACAAGCGCATAAAGGAAATGAACTGTGAACACAGTGTATATCCTTTGAAGCTTAATGCAAAAGAACTGCCTTTCCCTGCTGACTTTTTTGATGCAATAGTATCCGTTGATTCTTATATGTATTTCGGTACGGACGAAAAATTTACTCCGTATATTTCACAGTTTTTAAAACCCGGTGGAATTATCGGAATTGTGGATATCTGCTTCAGCAGAGAAATAAATTATCTTGCAGAAGTGCCTGATTTTATGAGAGAGCATTACCAGGATAAATGGTATTTTGTGCATTCGCTTGAATGGTGGGTAAAGCTCTGGAATAAGACAGGTCATTTAAAGATACTTAATTCAGAATTAGTGCCGCAGAATAATTTTATAAAAAATGAATATATATCTGATTTCAAAAGTACACGAAAGAATGACGCTATAGCAGATGCACTTGAGCATGATAAGGAAGAATTAATCAATATTTTCCGTTTAACAGCGCAGCGATCTGAAAAACCGATAAATTTAGGAAATTACAGCCCTGAAGTTTAA
- a CDS encoding phosphoribosylpyrophosphate synthetase: MYRLMKSVIEIIELLREEGYIHDFSIKNEELCSDSDGKKYEPQDLIIEKTERYEGDSNPSDSAIIYAITAKDGTKGVLVDSYGTYADPKLAKIIGDIPVREEHDLQDK; encoded by the coding sequence ATGTACAGATTGATGAAATCAGTGATAGAAATTATAGAATTGTTAAGAGAAGAGGGTTATATACATGATTTCAGTATAAAAAATGAAGAGCTATGCAGCGATTCAGACGGAAAAAAGTATGAGCCCCAAGACCTGATAATCGAAAAAACCGAAAGGTATGAAGGGGATTCTAATCCATCTGACAGCGCTATAATTTATGCCATTACAGCTAAAGACGGAACTAAAGGAGTACTGGTTGATTCTTACGGAACTTACGCCGATCCTAAGCTTGCAAAGATAATAGGGGATATTCCTGTAAGGGAAGAACATGACCTGCAGGATAAATAA
- a CDS encoding DUF421 domain-containing protein, with the protein MEFLGVAGGSAALYILIIACLRILGKKGLAELSLGDLVLIILIGEAIGSLIPQENAFISAVVCIVTLTFTNFVIEKLALKSKFMKRFLEGNPVVIVRNGRIYSQKMKKENLTREDLDEALRQNGIKDIKNVEKAILETDGGISIIEK; encoded by the coding sequence ATGGAATTTTTAGGTGTTGCCGGTGGAAGTGCTGCTCTTTACATTCTGATCATAGCATGCCTTAGGATACTTGGAAAAAAAGGTCTGGCTGAGCTTTCACTGGGTGATTTAGTGCTTATAATTTTAATAGGGGAAGCAATTGGCTCTTTGATACCGCAGGAAAACGCTTTTATTTCAGCTGTTGTATGCATTGTTACATTAACATTTACAAATTTCGTTATAGAAAAGCTGGCTTTAAAATCAAAATTCATGAAACGTTTTCTGGAAGGGAACCCGGTTGTGATTGTAAGGAACGGCAGGATTTACTCACAGAAAATGAAAAAGGAAAATTTAACCAGGGAAGATCTTGATGAAGCATTAAGGCAAAATGGCATAAAAGATATAAAAAATGTTGAAAAAGCCATACTGGAAACTGATGGCGGAATAAGCATTATTGAAAAATAA
- a CDS encoding ferritin-like domain-containing protein translates to MAKMKSLEDFLLEELKDLYSAEKQLTKALPKMAKAATSEELRTAFEDHLKETENQVARLEKISKIAGRSLTGKKCKAMEGLIEEGKEIMEEDCTPEVRDVALIAAAQKVEHYEIASYGCAKTYARLLGYTDVEKLLEETQQEESAADEKLTEISEELNAEALEPAETEEE, encoded by the coding sequence ATGGCTAAAATGAAATCCCTGGAAGATTTTTTGTTGGAAGAATTAAAAGATCTTTATAGTGCAGAAAAACAGCTTACAAAAGCTCTACCTAAAATGGCTAAAGCAGCAACATCTGAAGAATTACGAACAGCGTTTGAAGATCATTTAAAAGAAACCGAAAATCAGGTTGCGCGCCTTGAAAAGATTTCTAAGATCGCAGGCAGGTCCTTAACGGGTAAAAAATGTAAAGCAATGGAAGGATTGATAGAAGAAGGCAAGGAGATCATGGAAGAGGACTGCACACCTGAAGTAAGGGATGTAGCTTTGATTGCTGCCGCCCAAAAAGTGGAGCATTATGAAATTGCATCTTATGGCTGCGCAAAAACCTATGCCAGGTTACTTGGATATACAGATGTAGAAAAATTACTGGAAGAAACTCAGCAGGAAGAAAGTGCAGCTGATGAAAAATTAACTGAAATTTCTGAAGAGCTGAACGCTGAAGCTTTAGAACCCGCTGAAACTGAAGAAGAATAA
- a CDS encoding DUF3347 domain-containing protein, protein MLKNFGFLTFVLIILSIISCTKEDRKEVKQTIDSASQKLGHELDTIINTKLNNDSIFNSAPVESVNGSTLKSKEFRSALNDIFDKYEDIKDELADDDTADVRKNAEDMKKVLMTTGSYAPAADMDKSWKLWVSTSEKVIASLAAANSISAQRKSFSELTASMESMVKQFGLDTRTIYKLTCAALPGNTYWLTDSKEFDNPYSGNDTSNGKDDKCIKVVSSWKFE, encoded by the coding sequence ATGCTGAAAAATTTTGGCTTTTTAACATTTGTTTTAATAATCTTGTCAATCATTTCCTGTACCAAAGAAGATAGAAAGGAAGTGAAGCAAACTATTGATTCTGCTTCACAGAAGCTGGGTCATGAGCTTGATACCATCATAAATACCAAACTGAACAATGATTCTATATTCAACAGTGCGCCTGTTGAATCGGTTAACGGATCAACCCTCAAAAGCAAAGAATTCCGTTCTGCACTTAATGACATTTTTGACAAATATGAAGATATAAAAGATGAACTTGCAGATGACGATACGGCAGATGTAAGAAAAAATGCCGAGGACATGAAAAAAGTTTTAATGACAACCGGTTCTTATGCCCCGGCGGCCGATATGGATAAAAGCTGGAAACTTTGGGTATCTACCTCTGAAAAAGTTATAGCAAGTCTTGCAGCTGCTAATTCAATATCAGCGCAGAGAAAAAGTTTCTCTGAACTTACTGCATCAATGGAATCAATGGTTAAACAGTTTGGACTTGATACGAGAACAATATATAAATTAACCTGTGCAGCCTTGCCGGGTAATACTTATTGGTTAACTGATTCCAAAGAGTTTGATAATCCGTATTCAGGAAATGATACTTCAAATGGTAAAGATGATAAATGCATTAAGGTAGTTTCTTCCTGGAAATTTGAATAA
- a CDS encoding sigma-54-dependent Fis family transcriptional regulator, giving the protein MEKILIIDDNESLRYTLESVLEENGFDSTSVEDGLKAIELLKTKSFDLVICDMKMPKMDGMQILAEVKKIDPELPFIILTAFGDIKNAVEAMKQGASDYLTKPFDNDGMILTLRKALEIKYLNKELAILRKRTDDSYKGEGIIGSSAEMKEVFDQVKIVAPTNLTVLIQGESGTGKEVIANMIHRASERAGKPFIAVDCGAIPESLIESELFGHEKGAFTDAKSQREGKFEQANGGSIFLDEITNLSDSNQIKLLRAIQERKITRIGGKKALSLDVRILTATNIKLADAVNNNKFRADLYYRLNEFHIDLPPLRARTGDLEHLVEHFIKDANKELNKSVTSVSEEVMKKIKAHHWPGNVRELRNTIRRAVLLTPGSVMEKISITDDVAPKPVFEPVNDNNDNSTFETLTKKAEKDAILSALDESGGNKSKAAKLLNMNERTFYRKLKNLGIS; this is encoded by the coding sequence ATGGAAAAAATTTTAATAATTGATGATAACGAATCACTTCGCTATACTCTTGAAAGCGTTCTGGAGGAAAATGGCTTTGACTCCACTTCTGTGGAAGACGGGTTGAAAGCTATCGAACTTCTGAAAACAAAATCGTTCGACCTGGTTATATGTGATATGAAAATGCCTAAAATGGACGGAATGCAGATACTTGCTGAAGTCAAAAAAATAGATCCTGAGCTGCCGTTTATTATTTTAACAGCTTTTGGAGATATAAAAAATGCGGTTGAAGCAATGAAACAGGGGGCAAGTGACTATCTTACCAAGCCATTTGATAATGATGGAATGATACTCACCCTGCGTAAAGCGCTTGAAATAAAATACCTGAACAAAGAGCTTGCTATTTTAAGAAAACGAACGGACGATTCATATAAAGGCGAAGGAATAATAGGCTCAAGCGCAGAGATGAAGGAAGTTTTTGACCAGGTTAAAATTGTTGCCCCGACAAATTTAACTGTGCTGATACAGGGTGAAAGCGGCACCGGAAAAGAAGTTATTGCTAACATGATCCACAGAGCAAGTGAAAGAGCAGGAAAACCGTTTATAGCCGTAGATTGCGGCGCTATACCTGAATCATTGATAGAGAGCGAGCTTTTTGGACATGAAAAAGGAGCTTTTACAGATGCAAAATCCCAGAGGGAAGGAAAATTTGAACAGGCTAACGGCGGCTCAATTTTCCTTGATGAAATAACTAATCTTTCAGATTCTAACCAGATAAAGCTACTCAGGGCAATTCAGGAAAGAAAAATTACACGAATAGGCGGTAAAAAAGCTTTAAGCCTTGATGTAAGAATATTAACTGCTACAAATATTAAGCTTGCCGATGCTGTTAATAACAATAAATTCAGGGCAGATCTGTATTACAGGCTTAATGAGTTTCATATTGATCTGCCTCCTTTGAGAGCCAGAACCGGAGACCTGGAACACCTGGTTGAACATTTTATCAAGGATGCCAATAAAGAGCTGAATAAATCAGTTACTTCCGTTTCTGAGGAAGTTATGAAAAAAATCAAAGCTCATCACTGGCCCGGAAATGTCAGGGAATTACGAAATACTATACGCAGAGCTGTATTGCTAACACCGGGCAGTGTAATGGAAAAAATAAGTATTACAGATGATGTAGCCCCTAAACCTGTATTTGAACCTGTTAATGATAATAATGATAACTCTACTTTTGAAACTCTTACAAAAAAAGCTGAAAAGGATGCAATTTTAAGTGCGTTAGATGAATCAGGCGGTAACAAATCAAAAGCAGCCAAGCTGCTTAATATGAATGAACGCACATTCTACAGAAAGCTTAAAAATCTGGGTATCAGTTAA